One window of Cellulomonas shaoxiangyii genomic DNA carries:
- a CDS encoding ComEA family DNA-binding protein produces MPSRDRPEPAVAHRLAALAGGAERTTDRRRVAGPAGGRPPSVPRARDRSGASVPPPPGARADVPDAGPPSWRSHRWRATGPGSAAGPATAEARWAASPAAPAAGWTPRPEGVPGGSAAAWGGDARAGHDADPEPDPGAGPRVDARVRRAATLDALADAAGRVGPPPGEDPGRPPGADPARPRGSTRWAVAPRAAAAAALAVTLLAGGVALRASTAPEGVPVELPRPRATAAGAERTAAAGEATPPGGTPAAGVTPTPAASGAPAVVHVVGAVAAPGLVTVPVDARVADAVAAAGGSTPDADLAAVNLARTVVDGEQLHVPRVGEVPAPSAGAPGTGDEAASGGTGGAGTVDLNTADLATLDGLPGVGPVLAQRILDRRARAPFTSVDELDDVSGIGPAVLERLRPLVRV; encoded by the coding sequence GTGCCCTCCCGCGACAGACCCGAGCCCGCCGTGGCGCACCGCCTCGCCGCGCTGGCCGGCGGTGCCGAGCGGACGACAGACCGCCGCCGCGTCGCCGGGCCCGCCGGTGGCCGGCCGCCGTCGGTGCCCCGCGCGCGGGACCGGTCCGGTGCGTCCGTACCGCCGCCCCCGGGCGCGCGGGCCGATGTCCCGGACGCGGGGCCTCCGTCCTGGCGGTCGCACCGGTGGCGTGCCACCGGGCCGGGCTCGGCGGCCGGCCCCGCGACGGCCGAGGCACGGTGGGCGGCCTCGCCGGCCGCGCCGGCCGCGGGCTGGACCCCACGGCCGGAGGGCGTCCCCGGCGGGAGCGCCGCCGCGTGGGGCGGGGACGCGCGCGCCGGCCACGACGCCGACCCCGAACCCGACCCCGGCGCCGGCCCGCGGGTCGACGCACGGGTGCGCCGGGCGGCGACGCTCGACGCCCTCGCGGACGCCGCGGGTCGGGTCGGACCGCCGCCGGGCGAGGATCCCGGACGGCCGCCGGGCGCGGATCCCGCGCGGCCCCGGGGCAGCACCCGGTGGGCGGTCGCACCGCGCGCGGCCGCGGCCGCGGCCCTGGCGGTCACCCTGCTCGCGGGCGGCGTCGCCCTGCGTGCCTCCACGGCACCGGAGGGTGTGCCGGTCGAGCTGCCGCGCCCGCGGGCGACCGCCGCCGGGGCGGAGCGGACGGCGGCCGCGGGGGAGGCGACCCCGCCGGGCGGGACGCCGGCGGCCGGTGTGACGCCCACCCCGGCGGCGTCCGGGGCGCCCGCCGTGGTCCACGTCGTGGGGGCGGTCGCCGCACCGGGCCTGGTCACGGTGCCCGTCGACGCGCGCGTCGCCGACGCCGTCGCCGCGGCCGGCGGGAGCACCCCGGACGCCGACCTCGCCGCGGTGAACCTCGCGCGTACGGTGGTCGACGGCGAGCAGCTGCACGTTCCCCGCGTCGGGGAGGTGCCGGCGCCGTCCGCGGGCGCCCCGGGCACGGGTGACGAGGCGGCGTCGGGCGGCACGGGTGGTGCCGGCACCGTCGACCTGAACACGGCCGACCTCGCGACCCTCGACGGGCTCCCCGGCGTCGGCCCGGTCCTGGCGCAGCGCATCCTGGACCGGCGCGCACGTGCGCCGTTCACCTCCGTCGACGAGCTCGACGACGTCAGCGGCATCGGCCCCGCGGTGCTCGAGCGGCTGCGTCCGCTCGTCCGGGTGTGA
- a CDS encoding ComEC/Rec2 family competence protein: MTTPAGRVDLRLLPPAATAWGAAALIVLVPADAVGSATAWGLAVLCALGLAVVRVLRDAASYAPSHAPSSAPGSVSRPARARVPPPGVRPAAALAVVVGVAVLTTGAVQRHAAAPAALADAARAGVVVDVVGRVAVPPRVLAGAAGAPPRLLVTVAAEQVRLTSSGALLAAGVHVEVLLPVGDPVGDPAGDPAGDEAAGTQPVDVDAHVAVRGRAATRPAGERAAVGVTARAAPELLGRPRPWFAWSAAARRHARALAGALPGDAGALLPGVTVGDTGAIPVDLRDAMRTAGLAHLTAVSGAHFALLGALALAATAAVDAPRVVRAGAVGAVGVGLVLVVGPDPSVVRAAVMGAVGLVALLAGRRPVGPAALCTAVVVLLVHDPWLAVAPGFALSVGATAGLVALGPPLVERWSGWWGRGAAVVLAAPVAAQLGCLPVVLALWPSLGAWSVAANVLTAPVVAPATVLGLAAVAVAAWWPAAAGVLAAVAGAACWWMGAVARVCAGLPGAALAWLPGPVGAVAAVLAATAAAVLLLRREHRG; encoded by the coding sequence GTGACGACGCCCGCGGGCCGCGTCGACCTGCGCCTGCTGCCGCCGGCGGCGACGGCGTGGGGGGCTGCGGCGCTGATCGTGCTCGTCCCTGCCGACGCCGTCGGGTCCGCCACCGCGTGGGGTCTGGCCGTCCTCTGCGCGCTCGGCCTGGCCGTCGTGCGGGTGCTGCGCGACGCCGCGAGCTACGCCCCGAGCCACGCCCCCAGCTCTGCCCCCGGCTCCGTGTCGCGCCCCGCCCGTGCTCGCGTGCCGCCGCCCGGCGTGCGCCCGGCCGCCGCGCTCGCGGTCGTCGTCGGCGTCGCGGTGCTCACCACGGGAGCCGTCCAGCGGCATGCCGCGGCACCGGCCGCGCTCGCGGACGCGGCCCGGGCCGGGGTGGTCGTCGACGTCGTTGGACGGGTCGCCGTCCCGCCGCGCGTGCTCGCCGGTGCCGCCGGTGCCCCACCCCGGCTGCTCGTGACCGTGGCGGCCGAGCAGGTGCGCCTGACGAGCAGCGGGGCGCTCCTCGCCGCCGGCGTGCACGTCGAGGTCCTCCTCCCGGTCGGTGACCCGGTCGGTGACCCGGCCGGTGACCCGGCCGGGGACGAGGCCGCCGGGACGCAGCCCGTCGACGTCGACGCGCACGTCGCCGTGCGGGGGCGTGCGGCGACGCGGCCGGCTGGGGAGCGGGCGGCCGTCGGCGTGACGGCGCGTGCTGCGCCCGAGCTGCTCGGACGGCCACGTCCCTGGTTCGCGTGGTCCGCAGCGGCCCGCCGGCACGCCCGCGCGCTGGCGGGCGCGCTGCCGGGCGACGCCGGCGCGCTGCTGCCGGGTGTGACGGTGGGCGACACGGGCGCGATCCCGGTCGACCTGCGCGACGCCATGCGGACGGCCGGCCTCGCGCACCTGACCGCGGTGTCGGGGGCGCACTTCGCCCTCCTGGGCGCGCTCGCGCTCGCGGCGACGGCGGCCGTGGATGCCCCGCGCGTCGTCCGGGCGGGCGCGGTCGGTGCGGTGGGCGTCGGGCTCGTGCTCGTGGTCGGACCGGACCCGAGCGTCGTGCGGGCGGCCGTCATGGGCGCCGTCGGCCTCGTGGCCCTGCTCGCCGGCCGCCGGCCCGTCGGTCCGGCGGCGTTGTGCACGGCCGTCGTCGTCCTGCTCGTGCACGACCCGTGGCTCGCGGTCGCGCCGGGGTTCGCGCTGTCGGTCGGGGCCACGGCGGGGCTCGTGGCGCTCGGGCCGCCGCTCGTCGAACGGTGGTCGGGGTGGTGGGGGCGGGGCGCCGCCGTCGTGCTGGCGGCCCCCGTGGCCGCGCAGCTCGGCTGCCTGCCCGTGGTGCTCGCGCTGTGGCCCAGCCTCGGCGCGTGGTCCGTGGCGGCCAACGTGCTGACGGCGCCCGTCGTCGCCCCGGCGACCGTGCTGGGGCTCGCCGCGGTCGCCGTCGCGGCGTGGTGGCCGGCCGCGGCGGGGGTGCTGGCGGCGGTGGCGGGGGCCGCGTGCTGGTGGATGGGCGCGGTGGCCCGGGTCTGTGCGGGGCTGCCCGGCGCCGCCCTGGCGTGGTTGCCGGGACCGGTCGGGGCGGTCGCCGCGGTGCTCGCGGCGACCGCGGCGGCCGTCCTGCTCCTGCGCCGGGAGCACCGCGGCTGA
- the holA gene encoding DNA polymerase III subunit delta — protein MPWTQASPAPVVLVSGPEELLAERAAERIVARVRETDPDVEVVRVDAAQYAAGELAVLTSPSLFADGKVVLVEGVERSGDALLVDAEAYVARPMTDVVVVLRHAGGMRGKRLLDAARAAGVPTVACESVKSDADKASFVQDELARAGRRADARGVRALVDAVGSDLRELAAACAQLVADTTGLIGEEAVQRYHGGRVEATGFQVADAAVAGEAGRAVALLRHAMATGLDPVPIVAALAVRLRTLAKVGAVRGRGAAAARELGMAPWQVDRAAADLRRWTPEGLATAISAVAQADAEVKGEGRDPRFAVERAVLRVAAAVDR, from the coding sequence GTGCCGTGGACGCAGGCGTCACCGGCTCCGGTCGTCCTCGTGTCCGGCCCGGAGGAGCTGCTCGCCGAGCGGGCGGCGGAGCGCATCGTGGCGCGCGTGCGCGAGACGGACCCCGATGTGGAGGTCGTCCGCGTCGACGCCGCGCAGTACGCGGCGGGAGAGCTGGCGGTGCTCACGAGCCCGTCCCTGTTCGCGGACGGGAAGGTCGTGCTCGTGGAGGGCGTCGAGCGCTCCGGCGACGCTCTGCTGGTCGACGCCGAGGCGTACGTGGCACGGCCGATGACCGACGTCGTCGTCGTGCTCCGGCACGCCGGCGGCATGCGGGGCAAGCGGCTGCTCGACGCGGCGCGGGCAGCGGGCGTCCCGACCGTCGCGTGCGAGTCGGTGAAGTCGGACGCCGACAAGGCGTCCTTCGTGCAGGACGAGCTCGCCCGTGCCGGTCGCCGCGCGGACGCCCGCGGGGTCCGCGCCCTCGTGGACGCGGTGGGCTCGGACCTGCGGGAGCTGGCGGCGGCGTGCGCGCAGCTCGTGGCGGACACGACGGGCCTCATCGGCGAGGAGGCGGTCCAGCGCTACCACGGCGGCCGTGTCGAGGCGACGGGTTTCCAGGTCGCCGACGCGGCCGTCGCCGGGGAGGCGGGGAGGGCCGTCGCGCTGCTGCGGCACGCGATGGCGACGGGTCTGGACCCGGTCCCGATCGTGGCGGCCCTCGCCGTGCGGCTGCGGACGCTCGCCAAGGTGGGCGCGGTGCGCGGTCGCGGTGCCGCGGCGGCGCGCGAGCTCGGGATGGCGCCGTGGCAGGTCGACCGGGCGGCGGCGGACCTGCGGCGCTGGACCCCGGAGGGTCTCGCGACGGCCATCTCGGCGGTCGCGCAGGCGGACGCGGAGGTCAAGGGCGAGGGCCGCGACCCGCGCTTCGCGGTGGAGCGGGCGGTGCTGCGGGTGGCGGCGGCGGTGGACCGCTGA
- a CDS encoding EAL domain-containing protein, which translates to MTPDGRESTLARLGAAVDAAIPHELRRAWDEHVAHQPVLVARQGIYSGHGRPFAYQFSYRAPGHRADVARGWGARDHERATQHVLRATFGRADLEGVAHGRLLFVRCPRAHLVGELEVPARPDRLVLEVSATTEVDAPVLSGIRRLRERGFRIAVPSFVDHPDQRRLLPHADFVKIDVRDLDVEGHPVVGVARSFGAVLIAEYVESTRTLRHARDLGIALFQGNLIERADVLDRAGARLVGR; encoded by the coding sequence ATGACACCCGACGGGCGCGAGTCGACGCTCGCGCGGCTGGGGGCCGCCGTCGACGCGGCGATCCCGCACGAGCTGCGCCGCGCGTGGGACGAGCACGTCGCCCACCAGCCGGTGCTCGTGGCGCGTCAGGGCATCTACTCCGGCCACGGACGCCCCTTCGCCTACCAGTTCTCCTACCGGGCCCCCGGGCACCGCGCCGACGTGGCCCGCGGCTGGGGCGCGCGGGACCACGAGCGTGCGACCCAGCACGTGCTGCGCGCGACGTTCGGCCGGGCCGACCTCGAGGGCGTCGCGCACGGCCGCCTCCTGTTCGTCCGGTGCCCGCGCGCGCACCTCGTCGGCGAGCTCGAGGTCCCGGCACGTCCGGACCGGCTCGTCCTCGAGGTCAGCGCCACGACGGAGGTCGACGCCCCGGTCCTCTCGGGGATCCGCCGTCTGCGCGAACGCGGCTTCCGGATAGCGGTTCCGTCGTTCGTGGACCACCCCGACCAGCGCCGGCTCCTCCCCCACGCCGACTTCGTGAAGATCGACGTGCGCGACCTCGACGTCGAGGGACACCCCGTCGTCGGCGTCGCCCGGTCCTTCGGTGCCGTCCTCATCGCCGAGTACGTCGAGTCGACCCGGACCCTGCGCCATGCGCGCGACCTGGGCATCGCGCTGTTCCAGGGCAACCTCATCGAGCGTGCCGACGTGCTGGACCGGGCCGGCGCCCGCCTCGTCGGCCGCTGA